In one window of Bifidobacterium sp. WK041_4_12 DNA:
- the rpsI gene encoding 30S ribosomal protein S9, whose amino-acid sequence MAENTNDSAVLETEEELTSYTSETNAGAGTGASTIAPGYGTGRRKEAVARVRLVPGTGNWTVNGRKLDEYFPSRLQQREVNSPIVLLKLEGKFDVQVLVDGGGTTGQAGAIRLGVARALNSIDTDANRAALKKAGFLTRDARAVERKKAGLHKARRAPQFSKR is encoded by the coding sequence ATGGCTGAAAATACCAATGATTCCGCGGTTCTCGAAACTGAGGAAGAACTTACTTCATATACGTCCGAAACCAACGCCGGTGCTGGCACCGGTGCTTCGACAATCGCTCCAGGATATGGCACCGGTCGTCGTAAGGAAGCTGTCGCACGCGTTCGTCTGGTTCCAGGAACCGGTAACTGGACCGTTAACGGCCGTAAGCTCGATGAATACTTCCCAAGCCGTTTGCAGCAGCGCGAGGTGAATTCACCCATCGTCTTGCTCAAGCTTGAGGGTAAATTCGATGTGCAGGTGCTCGTTGATGGTGGCGGCACCACCGGCCAGGCCGGAGCAATCCGCCTCGGTGTTGCTCGCGCGCTGAACTCGATTGATACCGACGCGAATCGTGCAGCCCTGAAGAAGGCTGGATTCCTGACTCGCGATGCTCGTGCAGTCGAGCGCAAGAAGGCTGGTCTGCACAAGGCTCGTCGTGCACCTCAGTTCTCCAAGCGTTAA
- the rplM gene encoding 50S ribosomal protein L13 gives MKTFTPKPADLTHDWYVVDATDVVLGRLATQVATLLRGKNKPTFAPHADSGNHVIVINAAKVAITGNKLSKELYTHSGRPGGLRADTYAELLEKNPDRIIREAVKGMLPKNKLSKTQMDRLRIFAGAEHPHTPQKPQTFEISQVSQQAK, from the coding sequence GTGAAGACTTTCACGCCTAAACCAGCTGATTTAACTCATGACTGGTATGTCGTCGATGCTACCGACGTGGTGCTTGGCCGTCTGGCCACCCAGGTCGCGACTTTGCTGCGCGGCAAGAATAAGCCCACATTTGCACCACACGCGGATTCAGGCAATCACGTTATCGTGATTAACGCTGCCAAGGTTGCAATCACGGGAAACAAGCTCTCCAAGGAGCTCTACACACACTCCGGTCGTCCGGGCGGACTTCGCGCTGATACATACGCGGAACTGCTTGAGAAGAACCCAGATCGCATTATTCGCGAGGCAGTCAAGGGCATGCTTCCCAAGAACAAGCTCTCGAAGACCCAGATGGATCGTCTGCGTATCTTCGCCGGTGCGGAGCATCCTCATACCCCTCAGAAACCACAAACCTTTGAGATCTCGCAGGTCTCACAGCAGGCCAAGTAG
- the malQ gene encoding 4-alpha-glucanotransferase has translation MVHTTESDSRLARPLIRLANSLGIATSYIGQTHDYHEISDDVLKSVIQSMGYDASTDEKIRESLIRKRAEKYSLLIPPTILHIQGAESIVEVNTTLLESPTATITLEDGRPFTGSLRVGAGKGSAAIPFQGSYITKTSITLPVDIPVGYHTLTVSAGRRSMKATLICAPQRIPFDRDLELTRPWGWMAQLYSIRSSESWGIGDFEDLAQLLQDAKRKTGADFMMINPLHASEPVAPLTPSPYLPSSRNFLNCTYIRPESIEEYNLLDQGSRDKIRQLHDSVRSLNTNTERLDRDAMWRAKMPALWIIFKAGRSLERQQQFDAFRTERNPALKTYATWCLAYDKWGEPTQDSASWIQAFSIESPEVRSLCSKYPDTLNFYEWLEWIADEQYGRAQSSARSAGMRIGIMADLAVGVHALGSDVWGNPERYARGTTVGAPPDYFNQQGQNWSQPPFDPHKLAQTGYAVYRDMLHHMFAHAGALRIDHILGLFRLWWIPSGKGAQDGAYVHYDAGIMLGILAIEALRAHGVVVGEDLGIVPEYVRESLKAHGILGCVVEWFEQNDGAFVEPGEWTPDALASVNTHDMPPASGYLQFEQVSLRNSLNLLTQPLDQVMAAARIEQRALMNVLVDGGWIDREWLADIPQHEQDIVEGQYKALCASPCKLLAVSIADGVGESRTQNQPGTNNEYPNWRIPLADANGEGVPAEELFIHQRLQSLTHIMHRYC, from the coding sequence ATGGTGCACACAACAGAGAGCGACTCACGACTGGCTCGCCCCTTGATTCGGTTGGCAAATAGTCTTGGCATTGCTACTTCATACATCGGCCAGACTCATGATTATCATGAAATTTCCGATGATGTTCTCAAGTCGGTCATTCAATCGATGGGCTACGATGCCTCCACCGATGAGAAGATTCGAGAATCGCTGATACGCAAACGTGCAGAAAAGTATTCACTTCTGATTCCGCCCACGATTCTGCATATCCAAGGCGCGGAAAGCATCGTGGAGGTCAATACCACCTTGCTGGAATCACCAACGGCCACCATCACTCTGGAGGATGGTCGCCCATTCACAGGCTCGCTGCGTGTCGGCGCAGGCAAGGGATCTGCCGCCATTCCATTTCAGGGTTCGTACATCACCAAGACCTCCATCACTCTTCCTGTTGACATACCGGTTGGCTACCACACGCTTACGGTGAGCGCAGGAAGACGCAGCATGAAGGCAACGCTGATCTGTGCGCCGCAACGAATCCCGTTTGACAGAGATCTCGAGCTCACCAGACCGTGGGGGTGGATGGCGCAGCTCTATTCCATCCGTTCGAGCGAATCATGGGGCATCGGCGATTTCGAAGATCTGGCGCAGCTCCTGCAAGATGCAAAGCGCAAGACCGGTGCGGATTTCATGATGATCAATCCCCTCCACGCCTCGGAACCCGTGGCACCGCTCACGCCTTCACCATATCTGCCGTCATCGCGCAACTTTCTCAACTGCACATACATACGCCCTGAATCCATTGAGGAATACAATCTGCTGGATCAGGGGTCACGCGACAAGATCAGGCAGCTGCATGATTCCGTTCGCTCGCTCAACACCAATACCGAGCGACTGGATCGCGATGCCATGTGGCGGGCCAAGATGCCCGCTCTGTGGATCATTTTCAAGGCAGGACGCAGCCTTGAACGGCAGCAGCAGTTCGATGCCTTCAGAACTGAGCGGAATCCCGCACTGAAGACTTACGCAACATGGTGCCTTGCCTACGATAAATGGGGTGAGCCGACACAAGACAGCGCTTCATGGATTCAGGCATTCAGCATCGAATCTCCCGAAGTGCGTAGCCTCTGTTCGAAATATCCAGACACGCTGAACTTCTACGAGTGGCTCGAATGGATAGCAGACGAACAATATGGCCGTGCGCAGAGCAGCGCTCGCAGCGCTGGCATGCGCATCGGAATCATGGCCGACCTGGCCGTTGGAGTCCATGCCTTAGGTTCGGACGTTTGGGGCAACCCTGAACGATATGCACGTGGAACAACTGTCGGCGCACCCCCCGATTACTTCAACCAGCAAGGTCAGAACTGGAGTCAGCCACCATTTGACCCTCATAAGCTCGCGCAAACGGGCTACGCGGTGTATAGAGACATGCTTCACCACATGTTCGCCCACGCAGGTGCCCTTCGCATCGACCACATTCTTGGACTGTTCAGACTGTGGTGGATTCCCTCAGGAAAAGGGGCGCAAGATGGCGCCTATGTCCACTATGACGCTGGCATCATGCTGGGCATTCTGGCAATCGAAGCCCTACGGGCCCATGGCGTCGTCGTTGGCGAGGATCTCGGCATCGTTCCCGAATATGTACGAGAGTCCTTGAAAGCTCATGGCATTCTGGGCTGTGTGGTTGAGTGGTTCGAGCAGAACGATGGAGCGTTCGTCGAGCCGGGCGAATGGACACCAGATGCACTCGCTTCGGTCAATACCCATGACATGCCACCGGCATCGGGATATCTGCAGTTCGAACAGGTATCGCTGCGAAATTCGCTGAATCTCCTCACCCAGCCCCTCGATCAGGTCATGGCAGCGGCAAGAATCGAGCAGCGTGCCCTGATGAATGTGCTGGTCGATGGCGGCTGGATAGATCGCGAGTGGCTTGCAGACATCCCTCAGCATGAGCAGGATATCGTTGAAGGTCAATATAAGGCATTGTGCGCGTCACCGTGCAAGCTTCTGGCTGTTTCCATCGCCGATGGCGTGGGTGAAAGCAGGACGCAGAATCAGCCTGGAACCAACAATGAATATCCTAATTGGCGCATTCCCTTGGCGGATGCCAATGGCGAAGGAGTTCCAGCCGAGGAGCTCTTCATTCATCAGCGCCTGCAGTCCTTGACCCATATCATGCACCGGTATTGCTGA
- a CDS encoding AbrB family transcriptional regulator, with protein sequence MTDEESQQHDNIGETLNVSYERLRHSTDAAELSEVARATLPDSSDQAAFSRSTALLEAVAGNSHTPVEDRVFLAEKMPFPNVLVKLSSDSEPSVRAGVAGNVSDKNWLVGRLAKDDDARVRSAALQNPQASWRIRLEGAQTEGVDAPTLAYLASLGTVNEQDAPVILATMVRQAVALNSGTDYETLQALAKDPQADVMHAAQHALQQRSQTVDKAQH encoded by the coding sequence ATGACGGACGAAGAATCACAGCAGCACGACAATATTGGAGAGACACTCAACGTTTCCTATGAGCGTCTGCGTCACTCGACCGATGCAGCCGAACTGAGCGAAGTGGCCCGTGCGACGCTTCCTGACAGTAGCGATCAGGCGGCATTCTCGCGTTCTACGGCATTGCTGGAAGCCGTTGCCGGCAACTCCCACACACCTGTCGAAGATCGGGTGTTCCTTGCCGAAAAGATGCCTTTTCCGAATGTTCTGGTCAAACTCTCCAGCGACAGCGAACCCAGCGTGCGTGCAGGAGTCGCCGGAAATGTCTCGGACAAGAACTGGCTCGTCGGCAGACTTGCCAAGGATGACGATGCAAGGGTGCGTTCCGCTGCCCTGCAAAATCCACAGGCCTCATGGCGCATTCGACTCGAAGGGGCCCAGACCGAAGGCGTCGACGCACCGACCCTTGCCTATCTTGCAAGTCTGGGAACGGTGAACGAGCAGGACGCTCCGGTGATTCTAGCGACGATGGTGCGTCAGGCCGTAGCGCTCAATTCGGGAACGGATTACGAAACATTGCAGGCTCTCGCGAAGGATCCTCAAGCTGATGTGATGCACGCGGCTCAGCATGCATTGCAGCAGAGATCACAGACTGTCGATAAGGCTCAGCACTGA
- a CDS encoding YigZ family protein, translating to MHDSLTIVNTPESTAHAIFEEKRSRFIAQACHVDDLNDAVEFVAHIREQHPKARHVAFAALCLDANDVAAERLSDDGEPSGTAGKPILELLRHRSIANCVVAVTRYFGGILLGAPGLTRAYAHAAAAALDDAQYGRTLVCARFTLNIGYPQLDLCKRAIVLSHGSIVDTQYSDKVALVADIPAVNAAAFKTRIVNELSGDLEINDEGFQRSIVALSR from the coding sequence ATGCATGATTCACTCACCATTGTCAATACCCCAGAATCCACCGCACATGCGATCTTCGAAGAGAAGCGCTCGCGATTCATCGCGCAGGCTTGCCACGTCGATGATCTGAACGATGCGGTGGAGTTCGTCGCCCATATCAGAGAGCAACATCCGAAGGCGCGGCATGTTGCCTTTGCCGCCTTGTGCCTTGATGCCAACGACGTTGCAGCAGAACGCTTGAGCGATGACGGTGAACCATCCGGCACGGCCGGCAAGCCGATTCTTGAGCTGTTGCGTCATCGCTCGATAGCGAATTGCGTGGTAGCCGTGACACGCTACTTTGGCGGCATTCTCCTTGGTGCTCCTGGCCTGACGCGTGCCTATGCGCATGCTGCAGCTGCAGCTCTTGACGACGCGCAGTATGGCAGAACTCTCGTGTGCGCTCGCTTCACGTTGAACATCGGCTATCCGCAACTCGACCTGTGCAAACGGGCAATCGTCTTGAGCCACGGTTCGATAGTCGATACGCAATATAGCGATAAGGTCGCTCTTGTCGCTGACATTCCCGCCGTGAACGCAGCAGCTTTCAAGACTCGCATCGTCAACGAGCTCAGTGGCGACCTGGAGATAAACGATGAAGGCTTTCAGCGCAGCATCGTTGCGCTTTCACGCTGA
- a CDS encoding NAD(P)-dependent oxidoreductase produces MSVIETTPSREGLPLLVIPNCVPVMVKAFRALLPEFDGLCRVRLFTDTMLDEEILARRMKGADAVIVVGFHVSDDLLKTLSQTVRCIAFGGTGVDNYVNLDKAQEYGIRICNIVHYGDAAVAEHAIALLMEITRRVGEMNADMHEGEWQPLDGMELCGKTMGIVGFGGIGQWVARIAHGFGMHVKVWSHHAHDEAMQQIEATSVDSIHELFESSDVVSLHLAYNKHTEGIITADDLAALREGSILINTARAELIEMGALAQRLEKGDIYAGLDVFDTEPMPEMDPLRVAPNTILTPHAAWCTDQAVHNAVRQCVDSIRGFYTGTATNVVV; encoded by the coding sequence ATGAGTGTTATCGAAACTACGCCTTCACGCGAAGGACTGCCCCTGCTCGTTATTCCCAATTGCGTTCCTGTTATGGTAAAGGCCTTCAGAGCGTTGCTTCCTGAATTCGACGGTCTCTGCCGCGTTCGTCTTTTCACCGATACCATGCTGGATGAAGAGATTCTAGCTCGCAGAATGAAAGGTGCCGACGCGGTGATCGTCGTCGGCTTCCATGTCAGCGATGACTTGCTCAAGACCTTGAGCCAGACCGTGCGCTGCATAGCATTCGGTGGCACGGGCGTTGACAATTACGTCAATCTTGACAAAGCCCAGGAATATGGGATACGCATCTGCAACATCGTTCATTACGGTGACGCTGCAGTCGCAGAGCATGCCATTGCCTTGCTCATGGAAATCACTCGCCGAGTCGGAGAAATGAATGCCGATATGCACGAAGGCGAATGGCAGCCCCTCGATGGCATGGAGCTGTGCGGAAAGACGATGGGAATCGTCGGCTTCGGTGGCATAGGACAATGGGTGGCTCGAATAGCCCACGGATTCGGCATGCATGTCAAGGTCTGGTCGCACCATGCTCACGACGAAGCGATGCAGCAGATCGAAGCCACATCAGTAGACAGCATTCATGAGCTCTTCGAATCTTCAGACGTGGTAAGCCTTCATCTGGCATATAACAAGCACACTGAGGGAATCATCACAGCCGATGACTTGGCTGCCTTGCGCGAAGGGAGCATTCTCATCAACACGGCCCGTGCGGAGTTGATCGAAATGGGCGCTCTCGCGCAGCGTCTCGAAAAGGGTGACATCTATGCCGGACTTGACGTGTTCGACACCGAACCGATGCCTGAGATGGATCCGCTTCGCGTTGCCCCGAATACCATTCTCACGCCGCATGCCGCATGGTGCACCGATCAGGCCGTGCACAATGCAGTCCGTCAGTGCGTGGACTCCATCCGTGGCTTCTACACCGGAACAGCCACTAATGTTGTTGTGTGA
- a CDS encoding CapA family protein translates to MMNRRSRPQHTDSRRRNRGYLQVGKPMLWVLAALLAVLAIWMISSRIMDSMTSAPRASEVIAHDAITRQSGAPEPVTSHHGNAPDCPDQDCISILVNGDLLFHPTLWQHFEGPSTAAQDGSAFDFTPLLSPMADYINASDLAICEFETPIAPRGGPYAGYPIFAIPPEVVDAVAKVGYKACTHATNHSWDQGAEGIVRLNDELSSHGIAHTGSYASETDSEKPLVIDSPSGGGRIGLVTGTVSLNAMVPDFDWRVDRLRDFGDSQHQTDIDRAVAKAKKARSEGADVVAMAMHSVQEYLDDADSWQRAEAHALADTGQFDVIYGAGCHCAQPIEQYNGTWIIYGLGNAVTVSAPSERIVNNQGVTARIQFAGKRGAAGSWKVNRIDWIATSNIKGNQYQWCPLSPLNTCTNPAQDQLIRQRISNVIYAMGADDGVVKAWDLSAESTQPQG, encoded by the coding sequence ATGATGAACCGTCGGTCAAGACCGCAGCACACGGATAGCAGGCGTCGCAATCGTGGATATCTTCAAGTCGGTAAGCCGATGCTGTGGGTGCTTGCCGCGCTGCTTGCAGTGCTTGCAATCTGGATGATTTCTTCTCGAATAATGGACAGCATGACTTCGGCTCCGAGAGCTTCAGAAGTGATTGCCCATGATGCGATAACCAGGCAATCGGGAGCGCCCGAACCCGTGACCAGTCATCATGGGAACGCGCCTGATTGCCCCGATCAAGACTGCATCTCGATACTCGTCAATGGAGACCTGCTGTTTCATCCAACGCTGTGGCAGCATTTCGAAGGTCCGAGCACCGCTGCGCAGGACGGCTCCGCATTCGACTTCACGCCGCTGCTTTCACCAATGGCCGATTACATTAACGCGTCCGATCTGGCTATATGCGAATTCGAGACACCGATAGCCCCTCGCGGCGGCCCCTATGCCGGATATCCGATTTTTGCCATTCCGCCCGAGGTTGTCGACGCGGTTGCCAAGGTAGGGTACAAAGCCTGCACCCACGCCACGAACCATTCATGGGACCAGGGGGCAGAGGGCATAGTCCGTCTTAATGACGAGCTGAGCAGCCACGGCATCGCTCACACAGGATCATATGCGTCCGAGACGGATTCCGAGAAGCCGCTCGTCATCGACTCCCCGTCCGGGGGTGGCAGGATTGGCCTGGTTACGGGAACGGTATCACTCAATGCCATGGTTCCTGACTTTGATTGGCGGGTTGATCGTCTCCGTGACTTTGGAGATTCTCAGCATCAGACAGACATTGATCGTGCGGTTGCCAAAGCGAAGAAGGCACGCAGCGAAGGTGCCGATGTGGTGGCCATGGCGATGCATTCCGTTCAGGAATATCTCGATGATGCAGATTCCTGGCAGAGAGCGGAGGCGCACGCCTTGGCGGATACCGGGCAATTTGACGTTATCTACGGAGCAGGATGCCACTGTGCTCAGCCTATCGAGCAATACAACGGAACCTGGATCATCTACGGCTTGGGCAATGCGGTCACGGTCAGCGCTCCTTCGGAACGCATCGTGAACAATCAGGGAGTGACGGCACGCATTCAGTTCGCAGGCAAGCGTGGTGCAGCCGGGTCGTGGAAGGTCAATCGCATCGACTGGATCGCAACCTCCAATATAAAGGGAAACCAGTATCAATGGTGCCCGCTGTCACCACTCAATACATGCACGAATCCGGCTCAAGATCAGCTGATACGACAACGCATTTCGAATGTCATCTATGCGATGGGAGCAGATGATGGCGTTGTGAAGGCCTGGGATTTGTCCGCAGAATCGACGCAGCCACAAGGCTGA
- a CDS encoding DUF4391 domain-containing protein: MAVAKCASVSALTLGLPEQTAMPEGKGKLPQQLFYAKVPVSSGLKRRFVNDISEIGVLGIVNSSNMGLPAEGQLKEILVIGVVLNTSEVPVDALEHMAKLRPSGILFVCIRSGNQGDECALAVRRAVPVRAGHMQQNTMFVGQWYKAQDLSLKIRGKSIDEVWESFNSQTILNTPDPENLDERIARSQSLSQLRNLEAKLAKDHARAKNPTQRNEIYAKLHKVRAQLESFNEGL, encoded by the coding sequence ATGGCAGTTGCAAAGTGTGCTTCAGTTTCTGCGTTGACTCTTGGCTTGCCTGAACAGACAGCGATGCCTGAGGGCAAAGGAAAGCTTCCCCAACAGTTGTTCTATGCGAAAGTCCCTGTATCTTCCGGACTCAAACGACGATTTGTCAATGACATCAGCGAGATAGGGGTCCTTGGCATCGTGAACTCGTCCAATATGGGGCTTCCTGCTGAAGGACAGCTGAAGGAGATTCTGGTCATCGGTGTGGTGCTCAATACATCGGAAGTTCCCGTCGACGCTCTCGAACATATGGCGAAACTGCGCCCATCGGGCATACTCTTCGTCTGCATCAGAAGCGGCAATCAGGGGGATGAGTGCGCTCTGGCGGTGCGAAGGGCAGTGCCGGTGAGAGCAGGTCATATGCAGCAGAATACCATGTTCGTCGGGCAATGGTACAAGGCACAGGATCTCAGCTTGAAAATTCGTGGGAAGAGTATCGATGAGGTGTGGGAAAGCTTCAATTCCCAGACAATTCTGAATACCCCTGACCCTGAGAATCTCGATGAGCGCATTGCGCGGTCTCAGTCGCTCTCGCAATTGCGCAATCTTGAGGCCAAGCTTGCCAAGGATCATGCCCGAGCAAAGAATCCCACGCAACGCAATGAGATATATGCCAAGCTGCATAAGGTGCGGGCACAACTTGAGTCATTCAATGAGGGTCTATGA
- a CDS encoding zinc-binding alcohol dehydrogenase family protein, protein MTCYLNKVRESPSAAKVSTFSQKNPTFTNTAVHGSGCDIRVTHASIGATDIMARRGDYLLHPFPGFVSGYDCVGVIERSDRHAAGYGLAVGDRVAAVLPNMGAHAERLRIPSSLLVKVPESMPSELAATLPLDAVTARYALDLLGKQPRRIFISGVSGAVGLLAAQLAAHEGVSVYGTASAQSAAIAERYGVRTFDYRDEQWPELLVKELGRLDGVIDHTGSRQVNGIVLEHGRIVRTAFGGKVGHQKAATAAGLARTLARRHCHPREIVCSAPLYVAMQRNSYRHDLALLLNRVAMGKLMPLTPEIFSFNSYDKALQGAEHVAPGKKIVLSMGE, encoded by the coding sequence ATGACATGTTACTTAAATAAAGTTCGTGAAAGCCCTTCTGCTGCAAAAGTCTCAACGTTTTCACAGAAAAATCCCACATTCACCAACACAGCCGTGCACGGCAGTGGATGCGACATACGCGTTACCCATGCATCGATTGGTGCAACCGACATCATGGCCCGCCGTGGTGACTACTTGCTGCATCCTTTCCCAGGATTCGTATCTGGGTATGACTGTGTTGGCGTGATCGAGCGGTCAGATAGGCATGCAGCAGGCTACGGGCTTGCGGTTGGAGATCGCGTTGCTGCAGTGCTGCCGAATATGGGTGCGCATGCAGAGCGCTTGAGGATTCCCTCATCGCTTCTCGTGAAGGTGCCAGAGAGCATGCCATCGGAGCTGGCGGCGACACTGCCGCTCGACGCAGTGACAGCGCGCTATGCACTCGATCTCTTGGGGAAGCAACCTCGGCGCATATTCATCAGCGGTGTCAGCGGTGCAGTCGGGCTGCTTGCGGCTCAGTTGGCTGCGCACGAGGGAGTGAGCGTCTATGGCACCGCATCTGCCCAATCCGCCGCCATAGCCGAGCGATATGGTGTCAGAACCTTCGACTATCGAGACGAGCAATGGCCTGAGCTGCTGGTGAAGGAGCTTGGGCGGCTTGATGGAGTCATAGATCATACGGGGTCTCGACAAGTCAACGGGATTGTGCTCGAACACGGCCGCATAGTACGAACCGCATTTGGTGGGAAGGTCGGCCATCAGAAGGCTGCGACGGCTGCGGGTCTTGCCCGAACGCTTGCAAGACGTCATTGTCATCCCCGCGAGATCGTCTGTTCTGCGCCCTTGTATGTTGCAATGCAAAGAAATTCATATCGCCATGATCTCGCGCTGCTTCTCAATCGTGTGGCGATGGGGAAGCTCATGCCACTTACGCCAGAAATATTCAGCTTCAACAGCTATGACAAGGCTTTGCAAGGGGCCGAGCATGTTGCGCCGGGCAAGAAAATAGTGCTGAGCATGGGTGAATAA
- a CDS encoding MarR family winged helix-turn-helix transcriptional regulator, translating into MSHKQLAVSLAYTSRTMVLELNNALADCFRPLNLTCVQAEALLALKPIEPATLTELSEHLVAESGHPSRLVSRLVQRGLIERSPSPSDGRANLLHLTEHGRELAQQAEAARKPLIDIVKRNNPEEIERLLAVMRSLSSDLKLYSSQN; encoded by the coding sequence ATGTCACATAAACAACTCGCCGTGTCGCTGGCATACACATCGCGCACGATGGTTCTTGAATTGAACAACGCCCTTGCAGACTGCTTTCGACCGCTCAATCTCACCTGCGTTCAGGCAGAGGCGCTGCTCGCTCTTAAACCCATAGAACCCGCCACGCTTACTGAGCTGTCCGAACATCTGGTTGCCGAATCAGGGCATCCAAGCCGCCTGGTTTCTCGCCTCGTGCAGCGCGGACTCATCGAGCGCTCCCCCTCGCCAAGCGATGGGAGAGCAAACTTGCTTCACCTCACCGAACATGGCAGAGAGCTCGCACAGCAGGCAGAAGCAGCGCGAAAGCCACTCATCGATATTGTCAAACGCAACAATCCCGAGGAGATTGAACGCCTCCTTGCCGTCATGCGTTCTCTCAGCTCCGACCTGAAGCTTTACAGCAGCCAGAACTAG
- a CDS encoding metal ABC transporter permease produces MNTIHLSYDPDWVVVMQTPFMLNAVIAGVCISIAAGIMGYFTIARKSNFAAHALSHIGLPGATGAALLGLPVSLGMGLFALGGALVIGVMGKRAQQRSVATGTVLAFATGLGLFFARLSTSASQQMQAILFGSILTITTTQIVSFLIADAVLLLIIAIVYHPLLFCSLDEQVAQAKGIRVGVMNVIFMAMMAGVVTIAAPAVGTLLIFALVITPAATANMIVAQPMTAIVLAGGICLISIWGGLLLSTMFPTPPSFVIVTISSTIWVLVTLVTNRR; encoded by the coding sequence ATGAACACCATTCATCTCTCATACGACCCCGATTGGGTTGTGGTCATGCAGACACCCTTTATGCTCAATGCCGTGATTGCGGGTGTGTGCATATCGATTGCGGCCGGAATCATGGGATATTTTACGATTGCGCGCAAATCCAATTTCGCGGCACACGCGCTCTCGCATATCGGATTGCCGGGAGCGACAGGAGCGGCGTTGCTCGGACTGCCCGTATCCCTTGGCATGGGTCTGTTCGCACTGGGCGGCGCACTGGTTATCGGTGTCATGGGCAAGCGCGCTCAGCAGCGATCCGTTGCCACGGGAACCGTGCTGGCCTTCGCCACCGGTCTCGGACTGTTCTTCGCACGACTTTCCACCTCGGCATCACAGCAGATGCAGGCCATTCTGTTCGGGTCGATTCTGACCATAACCACCACACAAATCGTCAGCTTTCTGATAGCTGATGCCGTCTTGCTGCTCATTATCGCCATCGTGTACCATCCCTTGCTGTTCTGTTCGCTGGACGAGCAGGTCGCTCAGGCGAAGGGCATCCGCGTGGGTGTCATGAACGTCATCTTCATGGCAATGATGGCAGGCGTGGTGACGATTGCAGCGCCCGCCGTCGGAACGCTGCTGATATTTGCGCTGGTCATCACTCCTGCGGCCACGGCGAACATGATCGTTGCTCAGCCGATGACGGCAATCGTGCTTGCAGGCGGTATCTGCCTGATTTCAATCTGGGGTGGTCTGCTGCTGTCCACCATGTTCCCAACACCTCCCAGCTTCGTCATCGTCACGATTTCCTCGACGATCTGGGTTCTGGTCACGCTTGTGACGAACCGTCGATGA
- a CDS encoding ABC transporter ATP-binding protein has translation MHHNHAERASSAAASLAATSAIGQSDEPCIEFVDAAVQRNGRTVWSQGSFSIPSRSVTAIVGTNGTGKTTMLKTELGLVPLSHGKVHVLGCRAGQANGRIGYVPQSYSSEMDSSITVAQSVLLGLTGTSFGIHMTSRSQMHACCEAMEFTGILDRSQMRLSELSGGQRQRVAIAQALVGDPSLLMLDEPLANLDLASQKATVQVLSRLNSELGMTIQIVAHDLNMLLPMLTGAVYLLDGHPHYAAMGDVLDAELLTHLYGTNVQVVTTPQGDMFVTPHAKMKTDEVAKESSA, from the coding sequence ATGCACCATAACCACGCAGAACGCGCGTCCAGTGCGGCGGCTTCCCTCGCCGCCACGTCTGCCATAGGGCAGAGCGATGAACCCTGCATCGAATTCGTGGATGCAGCCGTGCAGAGAAATGGCCGCACCGTGTGGTCTCAAGGCAGTTTCAGCATCCCTTCTCGCTCGGTGACTGCCATTGTCGGAACGAATGGAACTGGCAAGACGACGATGCTGAAGACTGAGCTGGGATTGGTGCCACTCAGCCACGGAAAGGTTCATGTGCTCGGCTGCCGGGCAGGGCAGGCGAATGGGCGCATAGGCTATGTGCCGCAAAGCTATTCATCCGAAATGGATTCGAGCATCACCGTGGCGCAATCGGTGCTGCTGGGACTCACTGGAACCAGTTTCGGCATCCATATGACGTCGAGAAGCCAGATGCATGCATGCTGTGAGGCGATGGAATTCACTGGAATCCTTGACCGGTCTCAGATGCGACTGTCTGAACTGTCGGGTGGGCAGCGTCAACGTGTGGCCATTGCGCAGGCTTTGGTGGGTGACCCCTCCTTGCTGATGCTTGACGAGCCGCTCGCGAATCTTGATCTGGCCAGTCAGAAGGCCACGGTGCAGGTGCTGTCGCGGCTGAATAGTGAGCTTGGGATGACGATTCAGATCGTGGCCCACGATTTGAACATGCTGCTTCCGATGCTTACGGGAGCGGTCTATCTGCTCGATGGTCATCCACACTATGCAGCAATGGGCGATGTGCTGGACGCCGAGCTGCTCACTCATCTCTATGGGACCAACGTGCAGGTGGTAACGACTCCGCAGGGAGATATGTTCGTCACGCCTCACGCCAAGATGAAGACGGATGAAGTGGCAAAGGAGTCCTCTGCATGA